In a single window of the Rhodamnia argentea isolate NSW1041297 chromosome 2, ASM2092103v1, whole genome shotgun sequence genome:
- the LOC115738598 gene encoding uncharacterized protein LOC115738598 isoform X2: MEDIRLFKQGWEWVLSQKHALSRAKNAMWRVRDRICVFVERHWPMVWGWCSQFRKVLLLSLLYWRNCFFRGVQSVIGFGSASLLVIMWSCFLSLTSMPCLIYVVLSMGAAGAAVKYLGFTPGLFIVGLFAILILWMFANFWITGTLFIIGGYLFSRSHARLVILMATIYAIYCVKVRVGWHGVFISINLAFFSNDVLTYLLQCCDNISEKRHSEEQKESETLTEDEFSGECEFSTLNEEPEKLHSCKSSSKQPAFSSFICKQRELSGNKVVQEETSSLDEMNRILNSVDHYEALGFPRHKKIDAVMLKKEYRKKAMLVHPDKNMGSSRASESFKKLQCAYEVLSDSTKKRDYDEQLKKEESRSRSVCQKSHSHQDYRAEESRRIQCTKCGKSHVWVCTNRSKTNARWCQDCCQHHPAKDGDGWVEYNGSLVFNRPQKVEIPRAFVCAESKIFDVSEWAICQGMACRPNTHRPSFHVNMVGLERKTQRSNSSRYPWDLDAEMMDEEEEFELWLQQALASGLFCETSKRRKSWSPFKLHQLKGKKQWRRASS; encoded by the exons ATGGAGGACATACGGCTGTTTAAGCAGGGGTGGGAATGGGTCCTGTCTCAGAAGCACGCCTTGTCGCGTGCGAAGAACGCGATGTGGCGCGTCAGAGATAGAATCTGTGTGTTTGTGGAGAGGCATTGGCCGATGGTGTGGGGTTGGTGTTCCCAGTTTCGGAAGGTGTTGCTTCTATCGTTGCTTTACTGGAGGAACTGCTTCTTCCGGGGTGTTCAGTCCGTTATTGGATTTGGTTCAGCCTCTCTACTTGTCATCATGTGGAGTTGCTTCCTTAGCCTCACTTCAATGCCTTGCTTGATTTATGTCGTTTTAAGTATG GGAGCTGCTGGAGCTGCGGTTAAGTACTTGGGATTTACTCCTGGGCTGTTTATTGTAGGACTCTTtgctattttaattttatggaTGTTTGCTAACTTCTGGATAACGGGAACATTGTTTATAATAGGAG GTTACTTGTTCTCCCGCAGTCATGCCCGTCTGGTAATATTGATGGCTACCATTTACGCCATCTATTGTGTCAAAGTTCGAGTTGGATGGCATGGTGTTTTCATCTCTATCAACCTTGCGTTCTTCTCAAATGACGTGCTGACATATTTGCTTCAGTGTTGTGACAATATTTCTGAGAAAAGGCACTCCGAAGAGCAGAAAGAGTCGGAAACACTGACTGAAGATGAATTCTCTGGAGAATGTGAATTCTCTACTCTGAATGAAGAGCCTGAGAAGTTGCATTCATGTAAATCATCTAGCAAACAGCCTGCTTTCTCATCGTTTATTTGTAAGCAGAGAGAATTATCTGGAAATAAGGTGGTACAAGAAGAAACCAGTTCATTAGATGAGATGAATAGGATATTAAACAGTGTGGATCATTATGAAGCACTTGGGTTTCCTCGTCACAAGAAAATTGATGCTGTGATGTTGAAAAAGGAATATCGGAAAAAG GCCATGCTTGTGCATCCCGATAAAAACATGGGAAGTTCACGAGCTAGCGAATCATTTAAGAAACTTCAATGTGCATATGAG GTCCTCTCAGATTCTACAAAGAAGAGAGACTACGATGAGCAactgaagaaggaagaaagcaGGAGTAGGAGTGTCTGTCAAAAGTCCCACTCACATCAG GATTATCGTGCTGAGGAGTCGAGACGTATACAGTGCACAAAGTGTGGAAAATCTCATGTATGGGTGTGTACCAATAGGAGTAAGACCAATGCTAGATGGTGTCAG GATTGTTGCCAGCATCATCCAGCCAAAGATGGGGATGGATGGGTTGAATACAACGGCTCATTGGTCTTTAATAGGCCTCAAAAG GTGGAAATACCCCGGGCTTTTGTCTGTGCCGAAAGCAAGATCTTTGATGTGTCAGAATGGGCCATCTGCCAG GGTATGGCTTGTCGGCCCAACACTCATCGTCCAAGCTTCCATGTGAATATGGTTGGCTTGGAAAGGAAGACACAGAGATCTAACTCAAGTAGGTATCCATGGGATCTGGATGCGGAGATGatggatgaagaggaagaattcGAGTTATGGCTTCAACAAGCCCTGGCCTCTGGCCTCTTCTGTGAGACTTCCAAACGCAGGAAGAGCTGGAGTCCATTCAAGTTGCACCAGTTGAAGGGTAAGAAGCAATGGAGAAGAGCTTCATCATGA
- the LOC115738598 gene encoding uncharacterized protein LOC115738598 isoform X1, which produces MEDIRLFKQGWEWVLSQKHALSRAKNAMWRVRDRICVFVERHWPMVWGWCSQFRKVLLLSLLYWRNCFFRGVQSVIGFGSASLLVIMWSCFLSLTSMPCLIYVVLSMGAAGAAVKYLGFTPGLFIVGLFAILILWMFANFWITGTLFIIGGYLFSRSHARLVILMATIYAIYCVKVRVGWHGVFISINLAFFSNDVLTYLLQCCDNISEKRHSEEQKESETLTEDEFSGECEFSTLNEEPEKLHSCKSSSKQPAFSSFICKQRELSGNKVVQEETSSLDEMNRILNSVDHYEALGFPRHKKIDAVMLKKEYRKKAMLVHPDKNMGSSRASESFKKLQCAYEVLSDSTKKRDYDEQLKKEESRSRSVCQKSHSHQENEDYRAEESRRIQCTKCGKSHVWVCTNRSKTNARWCQDCCQHHPAKDGDGWVEYNGSLVFNRPQKVEIPRAFVCAESKIFDVSEWAICQGMACRPNTHRPSFHVNMVGLERKTQRSNSSRYPWDLDAEMMDEEEEFELWLQQALASGLFCETSKRRKSWSPFKLHQLKGKKQWRRASS; this is translated from the exons ATGGAGGACATACGGCTGTTTAAGCAGGGGTGGGAATGGGTCCTGTCTCAGAAGCACGCCTTGTCGCGTGCGAAGAACGCGATGTGGCGCGTCAGAGATAGAATCTGTGTGTTTGTGGAGAGGCATTGGCCGATGGTGTGGGGTTGGTGTTCCCAGTTTCGGAAGGTGTTGCTTCTATCGTTGCTTTACTGGAGGAACTGCTTCTTCCGGGGTGTTCAGTCCGTTATTGGATTTGGTTCAGCCTCTCTACTTGTCATCATGTGGAGTTGCTTCCTTAGCCTCACTTCAATGCCTTGCTTGATTTATGTCGTTTTAAGTATG GGAGCTGCTGGAGCTGCGGTTAAGTACTTGGGATTTACTCCTGGGCTGTTTATTGTAGGACTCTTtgctattttaattttatggaTGTTTGCTAACTTCTGGATAACGGGAACATTGTTTATAATAGGAG GTTACTTGTTCTCCCGCAGTCATGCCCGTCTGGTAATATTGATGGCTACCATTTACGCCATCTATTGTGTCAAAGTTCGAGTTGGATGGCATGGTGTTTTCATCTCTATCAACCTTGCGTTCTTCTCAAATGACGTGCTGACATATTTGCTTCAGTGTTGTGACAATATTTCTGAGAAAAGGCACTCCGAAGAGCAGAAAGAGTCGGAAACACTGACTGAAGATGAATTCTCTGGAGAATGTGAATTCTCTACTCTGAATGAAGAGCCTGAGAAGTTGCATTCATGTAAATCATCTAGCAAACAGCCTGCTTTCTCATCGTTTATTTGTAAGCAGAGAGAATTATCTGGAAATAAGGTGGTACAAGAAGAAACCAGTTCATTAGATGAGATGAATAGGATATTAAACAGTGTGGATCATTATGAAGCACTTGGGTTTCCTCGTCACAAGAAAATTGATGCTGTGATGTTGAAAAAGGAATATCGGAAAAAG GCCATGCTTGTGCATCCCGATAAAAACATGGGAAGTTCACGAGCTAGCGAATCATTTAAGAAACTTCAATGTGCATATGAG GTCCTCTCAGATTCTACAAAGAAGAGAGACTACGATGAGCAactgaagaaggaagaaagcaGGAGTAGGAGTGTCTGTCAAAAGTCCCACTCACATCAG GAAAATGAGGATTATCGTGCTGAGGAGTCGAGACGTATACAGTGCACAAAGTGTGGAAAATCTCATGTATGGGTGTGTACCAATAGGAGTAAGACCAATGCTAGATGGTGTCAG GATTGTTGCCAGCATCATCCAGCCAAAGATGGGGATGGATGGGTTGAATACAACGGCTCATTGGTCTTTAATAGGCCTCAAAAG GTGGAAATACCCCGGGCTTTTGTCTGTGCCGAAAGCAAGATCTTTGATGTGTCAGAATGGGCCATCTGCCAG GGTATGGCTTGTCGGCCCAACACTCATCGTCCAAGCTTCCATGTGAATATGGTTGGCTTGGAAAGGAAGACACAGAGATCTAACTCAAGTAGGTATCCATGGGATCTGGATGCGGAGATGatggatgaagaggaagaattcGAGTTATGGCTTCAACAAGCCCTGGCCTCTGGCCTCTTCTGTGAGACTTCCAAACGCAGGAAGAGCTGGAGTCCATTCAAGTTGCACCAGTTGAAGGGTAAGAAGCAATGGAGAAGAGCTTCATCATGA